In uncultured Desulfovibrio sp., a single window of DNA contains:
- the hypB gene encoding hydrogenase nickel incorporation protein HypB encodes MQIPVVRNVLEANEKMADNVRRLLTEKGILSLNLISSPGAGKTTLLERTLSDLAGEFRMAVVEGDLQTDNDARRVAATGAQAVQINTDGGCHLDSNMILTSLESLDLTGVDILFIENVGNLVCPVEFDCGEDAKVALLSVAEGDDKPEKYPLLFNLAKAMVLNKVDLLPYVDFDLARARNFATKLNKDLDIFEVSCRKGDGLEGWYNWLRNMRAAKKEGRL; translated from the coding sequence ATGCAAATTCCTGTGGTTCGCAATGTATTGGAAGCCAACGAAAAAATGGCCGATAACGTGCGTCGGCTGCTTACCGAAAAGGGAATATTGTCGCTGAATCTCATCAGCTCGCCTGGCGCGGGTAAAACCACCCTGCTGGAACGCACCCTGAGCGATCTGGCCGGAGAATTCCGCATGGCGGTGGTGGAAGGCGACCTCCAGACAGATAACGATGCCCGCCGCGTTGCCGCCACAGGCGCGCAGGCCGTGCAGATCAATACAGACGGCGGCTGTCACCTCGACAGCAACATGATCCTTACCTCGCTGGAAAGCCTTGACCTCACCGGCGTGGATATCCTTTTTATTGAAAACGTGGGCAACCTTGTGTGCCCTGTGGAATTTGATTGCGGCGAAGACGCCAAGGTCGCCCTGTTGAGCGTTGCCGAAGGTGACGACAAGCCGGAAAAGTACCCCCTGCTGTTCAACCTTGCCAAGGCAATGGTGCTCAACAAGGTCGACCTGCTGCCCTACGTGGATTTTGACCTTGCGCGCGCCCGCAATTTTGCCACAAAGCTCAATAAAGATCTGGATATCTTTGAGGTTTCCTGCCGCAAAGGCGATGGCCTTGAAGGCTGGTACAACTGGCTGCGGAACATGCGCGCCGCCAAGAAGGAAGGCAGGCTTTAA
- a CDS encoding tetratricopeptide repeat protein → MRRSKFSGVFSFSADWTESRSKTHYFVWELPDGAFAVQELNAAFQPVTEVERINAKTFSQSFKAEHNILAMPVITPDLSHFESAPPAPAPQQPDAAAAQPARKAGAPKAKAGSTPLQTLSKAKLPESVEVAPELPDMGLIPFPSRTATGVTAVHYDEGPAPAAAAAPKRAYDLEAARKAKMVESKLRETFRQTLLRLKRPRERKAALLALEQLAQTKDGIIPAHKHMFRDFGVRLRQNSQPDLALLFSRKAVELAPEDDHAHFNLARILCSLGLYDEAATHIGTALSMSSGEPLYFKLLEHIRELKRTRSAGKPTPQR, encoded by the coding sequence ATGCGTCGCTCAAAATTTTCTGGCGTCTTCTCATTCTCTGCCGACTGGACAGAGAGCCGCAGCAAAACGCACTACTTCGTCTGGGAGCTTCCAGACGGAGCCTTTGCGGTGCAGGAACTCAACGCCGCGTTCCAGCCTGTGACAGAAGTGGAGCGCATAAACGCAAAAACCTTTTCCCAGTCATTCAAGGCAGAGCATAATATTTTGGCTATGCCGGTGATTACGCCGGATCTCAGCCATTTTGAATCTGCCCCGCCCGCGCCAGCCCCCCAACAACCGGATGCTGCGGCAGCACAACCTGCCCGCAAGGCTGGAGCACCCAAAGCCAAAGCTGGGAGTACGCCGCTCCAGACGCTTTCAAAGGCCAAACTGCCCGAATCGGTGGAAGTGGCCCCCGAGCTGCCCGACATGGGGCTTATTCCCTTTCCTTCCCGTACCGCCACCGGCGTCACCGCTGTTCACTATGACGAAGGCCCAGCGCCAGCTGCCGCTGCCGCGCCCAAGAGGGCCTACGACCTTGAAGCCGCCCGCAAGGCCAAGATGGTGGAGTCAAAGCTGCGGGAGACTTTTCGCCAGACATTGCTGCGCCTCAAACGCCCGCGCGAGCGCAAGGCAGCACTGCTTGCCCTTGAGCAGTTGGCGCAGACCAAGGACGGCATCATACCCGCCCACAAGCATATGTTCCGTGATTTTGGCGTACGTCTGCGCCAGAATTCCCAGCCCGACCTCGCCCTGCTTTTTTCACGCAAGGCAGTGGAACTGGCCCCCGAGGACGATCACGCCCACTTCAACCTGGCGCGCATTCTCTGTTCGCTTGGCCTGTATGACGAAGCCGCCACCCACATCGGCACGGCTTTGAGCATGTCCAGCGGAGAGCCTCTCTACTTCAAGCTGTTGGAACACATCCGCGAACTCAAACGGACGCGCAGCGCTGGCAAGCCCACGCCCCAGCGCTGA
- a CDS encoding rubrerythrin family protein, with the protein MSTTQENLMAAFAGESQANRKYLAFAVAADKEGMHQVAKLFRAAAAAETVHAHAHLKNAGKIGNTMANLKSAIEGETYEFTTMYPDMIKQAQAEGQSAVAKYFDFANQVEEIHAKLYKKALENPAALPATDYYVCKVCGYTHEGPCDACPVCGGGAAAFFKVED; encoded by the coding sequence ATGAGCACCACACAAGAAAATTTGATGGCGGCCTTTGCCGGCGAATCCCAGGCCAACCGCAAGTACCTTGCCTTTGCTGTCGCTGCCGACAAGGAAGGCATGCATCAGGTTGCCAAGCTGTTCCGCGCTGCTGCGGCTGCTGAAACCGTTCACGCTCATGCCCACCTCAAGAATGCTGGCAAAATCGGCAACACCATGGCCAACCTCAAGTCGGCCATCGAAGGTGAAACCTATGAATTCACCACCATGTATCCCGACATGATCAAGCAGGCCCAGGCCGAAGGCCAGAGCGCAGTTGCCAAGTATTTTGACTTTGCCAATCAGGTGGAAGAAATTCACGCCAAGCTCTACAAAAAGGCTCTGGAAAATCCCGCCGCTCTGCCCGCCACCGATTATTACGTGTGCAAGGTTTGCGGCTATACCCACGAAGGCCCCTGCGATGCATGTCCTGTGTGCGGCGGCGGCGCGGCTGCTTTCTTCAAGGTTGAAGACTAG
- the proC gene encoding pyrroline-5-carboxylate reductase has translation MALKIGCVGCGNMGGAIMAGLARKGGYELCGFNRTAARMRPLEELGVRVMESPRAVAQAADVLVLGVKPYQAAEVLAQMRPGLTAGKTLVSVAAGVSLQRLTEAVEGRCPVVRCMPNTPALVGMGVFALCFDDPDLPETSKADIQALFGALGVCVELPESKFTAFTALIGAGPAYVFAMMQGLVQAGVTLGFQHKESREMVTALFGGCAKMAEQSTSPIMQLRDDVCSPGGVTIAGVNVLDRAGLAGLLVESVLAANARGKEMES, from the coding sequence ATGGCGCTCAAAATCGGCTGTGTCGGATGCGGCAACATGGGCGGGGCCATCATGGCCGGGCTTGCCCGCAAGGGCGGCTACGAACTGTGCGGTTTCAACAGAACCGCTGCACGCATGCGCCCGCTTGAAGAGCTTGGCGTGCGCGTGATGGAAAGCCCCCGGGCTGTGGCGCAGGCCGCCGACGTGCTGGTGCTGGGCGTTAAACCCTATCAGGCGGCAGAGGTGCTTGCGCAGATGCGCCCAGGGCTGACAGCCGGGAAAACCCTGGTTTCCGTTGCTGCGGGCGTGAGCCTCCAGCGCCTCACCGAGGCGGTTGAAGGGCGTTGCCCAGTGGTGCGCTGCATGCCCAATACCCCGGCCCTTGTGGGTATGGGCGTGTTCGCCCTCTGCTTTGACGATCCTGATCTGCCCGAAACCAGCAAGGCCGACATTCAGGCTTTGTTCGGCGCGTTGGGCGTGTGCGTGGAACTGCCGGAAAGCAAGTTCACAGCGTTCACAGCTCTTATCGGAGCAGGGCCTGCCTATGTGTTTGCCATGATGCAGGGGCTGGTGCAGGCTGGCGTTACACTTGGTTTTCAGCACAAGGAATCGCGCGAGATGGTCACGGCCCTTTTTGGCGGATGCGCCAAAATGGCCGAGCAGAGCACCTCGCCCATCATGCAGTTGCGTGACGATGTCTGCTCCCCCGGCGGAGTGACCATCGCGGGCGTGAACGTGCTTGACCGCGCAGGCCTTGCAGGTCTGCTGGTGGAATCCGTGCTGGCCGCCAACGCGCGCGGCAAGGAAATGGAAAGCTGA
- a CDS encoding hydrogenase maturation nickel metallochaperone HypA, which translates to MHEMSIAQSLLQMAEDEIARQGCTRLEVVNVTYGSLSGVVPESLQFCFEVMVQGTPHEGARLELTELPLRLRCSACGKVFGGEGQDALWLPCPDCGEQFGHVVEQGRELYLNRLEAS; encoded by the coding sequence ATGCACGAAATGTCCATAGCACAAAGCCTGTTGCAGATGGCTGAGGATGAAATAGCCCGTCAGGGCTGCACTCGTCTGGAAGTTGTGAACGTCACGTACGGTTCGCTTTCTGGTGTTGTGCCCGAGTCGCTGCAATTCTGCTTTGAAGTCATGGTGCAGGGTACCCCGCACGAAGGCGCGCGCCTGGAGCTTACCGAGCTTCCGCTACGGCTGCGCTGCTCCGCATGCGGTAAAGTTTTTGGCGGGGAGGGGCAGGATGCTCTCTGGCTGCCGTGTCCCGATTGCGGCGAGCAGTTCGGACATGTGGTTGAGCAGGGCAGGGAACTCTATCTCAACCGTCTGGAAGCCAGCTAA
- the ndk gene encoding nucleoside-diphosphate kinase, translating to MQSTFAIIKPDAVSRNLTGEILAAMEASGLKIVALKRLRLSKAQAAGFYAVHSERPFFDSLTDYMSSGPVVCVVLRGEDAVPRWRALMGATNPAQAEPGTLRHKYGQSLEANAVHGSDAAETAAFEIGYFFSGLEITE from the coding sequence ATGCAATCCACTTTCGCCATTATCAAGCCTGACGCAGTTTCGCGCAATCTGACCGGGGAAATTCTGGCTGCCATGGAAGCTTCCGGCCTCAAAATAGTGGCTCTCAAGCGTTTGCGCCTTTCCAAGGCCCAGGCTGCGGGCTTTTATGCCGTCCACAGCGAGCGCCCCTTTTTTGACAGCCTGACCGACTACATGTCTTCCGGCCCGGTGGTTTGCGTTGTATTGCGCGGCGAAGACGCGGTGCCCCGCTGGCGCGCCCTCATGGGGGCCACCAATCCGGCTCAGGCAGAGCCCGGCACCCTGCGTCACAAGTATGGCCAAAGCCTGGAAGCCAATGCTGTTCACGGCTCGGACGCCGCTGAAACCGCGGCTTTTGAAATAGGCTACTTCTTCAGCGGACTGGAAATCACGGAGTAA
- a CDS encoding AMIN domain-containing protein translates to MNKVILGLLVAVCVLGMALIMLNERMRKPEPANPAGIIAPVTSPDAAPPADAGNQSATSPSLHLPPQTPSGIPDLNASGEAPARAPIPSLKPEEKSAPTSNVAAAEPQPAVAKPVVQPKPVTPVTEKTAPAAEPAKEKAAKAAPQHKNITKFVVLARDKGATVRLVGAAPIVYKNMQLSGPERLVIDLDGKWQVKAPGVPKNPAVTNVRIGKSDDKTRIVIDLTGKIQPKFTLSKDGHTLDIRLDH, encoded by the coding sequence ATGAACAAAGTAATTCTCGGTCTTCTTGTGGCAGTGTGTGTTCTGGGCATGGCGCTTATCATGCTCAATGAACGCATGCGCAAGCCTGAACCAGCAAACCCCGCAGGCATTATCGCGCCTGTCACCTCCCCGGATGCGGCCCCGCCCGCCGATGCTGGCAACCAGTCCGCCACGTCTCCTTCCCTGCATCTGCCCCCGCAGACCCCGAGCGGCATTCCTGATCTCAACGCCAGCGGCGAAGCCCCGGCCCGCGCGCCCATCCCCAGCCTGAAGCCGGAGGAAAAGAGCGCCCCGACAAGCAATGTAGCCGCTGCCGAACCCCAGCCAGCCGTTGCCAAACCAGTGGTGCAGCCCAAGCCTGTGACCCCTGTCACGGAAAAAACAGCACCAGCGGCAGAACCCGCGAAGGAGAAAGCCGCCAAGGCCGCGCCGCAGCACAAGAACATCACCAAGTTTGTGGTTCTTGCGCGCGACAAGGGCGCAACAGTGCGCCTCGTGGGTGCTGCGCCCATTGTCTACAAAAATATGCAACTCAGCGGCCCTGAACGTCTGGTTATTGACCTGGACGGCAAGTGGCAGGTCAAGGCGCCCGGCGTACCCAAGAACCCTGCGGTGACCAACGTGCGCATTGGCAAGAGCGATGACAAAACACGCATTGTCATTGACCTGACGGGCAAGATTCAGCCCAAGTTCACGCTTTCAAAAGATGGTCACACCCTGGACATCCGCCTGGATCATTAG
- a CDS encoding peptidoglycan glycosyltransferase, translating into MTKDVWFLRIYAAICLVLAGAIIAGAASAAHIAKPGPEPQILTIINATGEDILSMGFQTGRSMHFVRFDMPPAGRDDIENPGAVTNLRVDTGLALWIFKDVPLAKAQSVTLRMSEKPVLELAISKGEQQRLTGEAQSLLPGPDAGPVCALDRFRPGMPMKDVCTLLSATPQRDDNDAVLASLGFAGMVWAARLEPAQRGEKPSSKTPLVLDHMELRRKLDQETLDKLLSALYEQKYSPWQAELPGLDINFTQMPSMDLNKQKDMLRQVLEYFMSASKGEATIMLAPTEMLPKLADADAPSSDVQLFTITLRPASKNLVVDVAAYQESEESR; encoded by the coding sequence ATGACCAAGGATGTATGGTTTCTTCGCATATACGCGGCCATCTGTCTTGTGCTGGCCGGAGCGATCATTGCTGGCGCGGCCTCTGCCGCCCATATAGCAAAACCCGGCCCTGAACCGCAAATCCTCACCATCATCAACGCCACAGGCGAGGATATTCTGAGCATGGGCTTTCAGACTGGCCGCAGTATGCATTTTGTGCGGTTCGACATGCCTCCCGCCGGGCGGGACGACATTGAAAACCCCGGCGCGGTCACCAACCTGCGCGTGGACACAGGCCTTGCCCTGTGGATTTTCAAAGATGTGCCGCTGGCCAAGGCGCAAAGCGTGACCCTGCGCATGAGCGAAAAACCCGTGCTGGAACTCGCCATTTCCAAGGGAGAACAGCAACGCCTGACCGGCGAAGCGCAAAGCCTGCTGCCGGGGCCGGATGCTGGCCCGGTCTGCGCGCTTGACCGTTTTCGCCCCGGTATGCCCATGAAGGACGTTTGCACTCTGCTGAGCGCCACGCCGCAACGTGACGACAACGATGCCGTGCTTGCCAGCCTTGGCTTTGCGGGTATGGTCTGGGCCGCGCGGCTCGAGCCTGCCCAGCGCGGGGAAAAGCCTTCAAGCAAGACTCCCCTTGTGCTTGACCACATGGAACTGCGCCGCAAGCTGGATCAGGAAACCCTGGACAAACTGCTGAGCGCCCTTTACGAGCAAAAATACAGCCCATGGCAGGCTGAATTGCCGGGGCTGGATATCAACTTTACCCAAATGCCGTCCATGGATCTGAACAAGCAAAAGGACATGCTGCGGCAGGTGCTTGAGTATTTCATGTCTGCCAGCAAGGGCGAAGCCACCATCATGCTCGCTCCCACAGAAATGCTGCCCAAGCTTGCGGATGCCGATGCCCCGAGCAGCGATGTGCAGCTGTTCACCATCACCCTGCGCCCGGCTTCAAAAAATCTTGTGGTGGATGTTGCCGCCTATCAGGAAAGCGAAGAATCAAGATAA
- a CDS encoding SPOR domain-containing protein — translation MPPATRQPSSDQANDKKCLCLRPSSLLAAGFLVVAAVVLAYLGGVMSGRAYWKAHPQPTAVRSGSSAASAPSSATTPDDDPHAVDGDQASSADAGASEPKQKVLAAEELRFARVLRNDAATGDAPLKPLPPMTPVQPKPAGVAQAGVAPAQQGGVQGSAAGQQAAQVGIARPQTSGMYDYVFQVGAFKDADAVDSLRQRLEGRGMRTKMERSGKLYVVLVLLRGDEARAAEVLRSTEGMGLGKPIQRSRKPVLQQ, via the coding sequence ATGCCTCCTGCTACCCGTCAGCCTTCATCCGATCAGGCAAATGATAAAAAATGCCTGTGCCTGCGCCCTTCGTCCTTGCTGGCGGCAGGCTTTCTGGTGGTGGCGGCAGTGGTGTTGGCATACCTTGGCGGGGTTATGAGCGGCAGGGCTTACTGGAAGGCCCACCCGCAACCCACTGCGGTCAGGTCGGGCTCGTCTGCGGCAAGCGCCCCTTCATCCGCGACCACGCCGGACGATGACCCGCATGCCGTGGACGGCGATCAAGCCTCCAGCGCGGATGCGGGAGCAAGCGAACCCAAACAAAAAGTGCTGGCCGCCGAGGAACTGCGTTTTGCCAGAGTGCTGCGTAACGATGCCGCCACGGGTGATGCCCCGCTCAAACCCTTGCCGCCCATGACGCCAGTGCAGCCCAAACCTGCAGGCGTGGCTCAGGCCGGGGTTGCGCCAGCACAGCAAGGTGGTGTGCAAGGTAGCGCGGCAGGGCAGCAGGCGGCTCAAGTCGGCATTGCAAGACCGCAGACCTCTGGAATGTACGATTATGTATTTCAGGTGGGAGCATTCAAGGATGCGGACGCTGTGGACTCTTTGCGTCAGCGTCTGGAGGGCCGGGGAATGCGTACAAAGATGGAGCGCTCGGGTAAACTCTATGTGGTGCTGGTGCTGCTGCGCGGCGATGAGGCCAGGGCCGCAGAGGTGCTGCGCTCCACAGAAGGCATGGGGCTGGGCAAGCCCATACAGCGCAGCCGCAAGCCAGTGCTGCAACAGTAA
- a CDS encoding S41 family peptidase, with protein sequence MRLLVRLSLLVLLLAVGGMVALPGTPQCAEKKETSKEAPSKFDALKRFSQVLDLVERYYVRDVTQGDLINGAVKGMLQGLDPHSTFMNAEEYKEMQETTSGEFFGIGIEISMENGQVTVVTPIEDTPAYRAGLKSGDIILSINGQPAQELSLQEVVSRIRGPKGSEVELAILHSDAKAPQTVRLVRDAIPLISVKSKKLEDGYYWIRLTRFSERTTEELRDALKAAEKETKNSGGIKGIVLDLRNNPGGLLDQAVSVSDTFLDKGVIVSIKGRRDNTDRVYEAKKQGDDIHAPMVVLINAGSASASEIVAGALRDQKRALTVGERSFGKGSVQNIIPLSDGSGLKLTVALYYTPNGSSIQAEGVVPDVEVPFEAPRTDDKDNSRLMVREQDLNRHIENGKDKKSSKAKNGKEDAAEQLARDNQLRMALQMVKSLPKMREIRN encoded by the coding sequence ATGCGTCTTCTTGTCCGTCTTAGCCTTCTTGTGCTTCTGCTTGCTGTGGGCGGCATGGTCGCCCTGCCGGGCACTCCCCAGTGCGCCGAAAAAAAGGAAACGTCCAAGGAAGCCCCCAGTAAGTTTGATGCGCTCAAGCGCTTCAGCCAGGTTCTTGATCTGGTGGAGCGTTATTACGTGCGTGATGTGACGCAGGGCGACCTTATCAATGGCGCAGTCAAAGGCATGCTTCAGGGCCTTGACCCGCACTCCACCTTTATGAACGCCGAAGAATACAAAGAAATGCAGGAGACCACTTCCGGCGAATTCTTTGGTATTGGCATAGAAATTTCCATGGAGAACGGTCAGGTTACGGTGGTGACTCCCATTGAGGACACCCCCGCCTACCGGGCCGGGCTCAAATCTGGCGATATTATTCTGTCCATCAACGGGCAGCCCGCACAGGAACTCTCGTTGCAGGAAGTTGTTTCCCGCATCCGTGGCCCCAAGGGCTCGGAGGTGGAGCTTGCCATCCTGCACAGCGATGCCAAGGCCCCGCAGACTGTCCGCCTTGTGCGCGATGCCATTCCGCTTATCAGCGTGAAGTCCAAGAAGCTCGAGGACGGGTATTACTGGATTCGCCTCACGCGTTTTTCTGAGCGCACCACAGAAGAGCTGCGCGACGCCCTTAAGGCGGCAGAAAAGGAAACCAAGAATTCCGGCGGCATCAAGGGCATTGTGCTTGATCTGCGCAACAACCCCGGCGGGCTGCTTGATCAGGCTGTAAGTGTTTCTGACACGTTCCTCGACAAGGGCGTCATCGTTTCCATCAAGGGACGGCGCGACAATACCGACCGCGTGTACGAAGCCAAAAAGCAGGGCGACGATATCCACGCCCCCATGGTTGTGCTGATCAACGCTGGTTCCGCCTCCGCCTCTGAAATCGTGGCTGGCGCTCTGCGCGACCAGAAGCGCGCCCTCACTGTGGGCGAACGTTCTTTCGGCAAGGGATCAGTGCAGAATATTATTCCGCTCTCTGACGGCTCCGGCCTCAAACTTACGGTTGCCCTGTACTACACGCCCAACGGCAGCTCCATTCAGGCCGAAGGCGTTGTGCCTGATGTGGAAGTGCCGTTTGAAGCCCCCCGCACGGACGACAAGGATAACTCCCGTCTTATGGTGCGCGAGCAGGATCTGAACCGTCATATTGAAAACGGCAAGGACAAAAAATCTTCCAAGGCCAAGAACGGCAAGGAAGATGCCGCCGAACAGCTCGCGCGCGACAACCAGTTGCGCATGGCCCTGCAAATGGTCAAGAGCCTCCCCAAGATGCGGGAAATCAGGAATTAA
- a CDS encoding divergent polysaccharide deacetylase family protein — translation MPFAVAHKSAGAHASGPGFDRALALECVDALLARTLPLALPQAQWQQLPLQENLPVETSQLPSGATIPPISTTSAGQAAYAATSAGTADLRQFIVSGPCAPLRLGLALLQGLRDQNPVLERAGVRAEVRWTPQGTLEVLLNHLVYYVVNFPGREGQLSDLAQPLPPETLAIVIDDMGQKLESAEALSSLPFPVTLAIWPRSPHAQETAVIAASRRLDCLLHQPMEALPRAMHGRPDPGPGALLTSMSAQELQTVLEENLRILPSVVGLNNHMGSAFTGDISLCRALCSMLGGRGLAVLDSVTRPDPHLALAAREAGLVSLARDVFLDTRRDTAAILSALDAAAARARAQGMAVAIGHPYPETLRALRDWQDKDGVAVVPLRRILWKLAQDGAAVAARSYPANNNMEKE, via the coding sequence TTGCCCTTTGCTGTTGCCCACAAATCCGCAGGTGCACATGCCAGTGGGCCGGGTTTTGACAGGGCGCTGGCTCTGGAATGTGTGGACGCGCTGCTTGCGCGCACGCTCCCGCTGGCCTTGCCTCAGGCGCAGTGGCAGCAGCTTCCTTTGCAAGAAAATTTGCCTGTCGAAACTTCGCAATTGCCCTCCGGGGCAACCATTCCTCCCATTTCCACCACTTCCGCCGGGCAGGCGGCATATGCCGCTACATCTGCAGGCACGGCGGATCTGCGGCAGTTCATCGTCAGCGGCCCATGCGCGCCGCTGCGTCTTGGGCTGGCTCTGCTTCAGGGGCTGCGCGATCAAAATCCTGTTCTGGAAAGGGCAGGAGTGCGCGCCGAGGTGCGCTGGACGCCACAAGGAACCCTTGAAGTCCTACTCAATCATCTGGTATACTATGTTGTTAACTTCCCTGGTCGGGAGGGGCAGCTTTCAGATTTGGCACAACCTCTGCCGCCGGAGACCCTGGCTATTGTCATTGATGACATGGGCCAGAAGCTCGAATCCGCAGAAGCTCTTTCCTCGCTGCCATTCCCGGTGACTCTGGCCATCTGGCCCAGGTCGCCTCATGCGCAGGAAACCGCCGTGATTGCGGCATCCCGGCGGCTTGATTGCCTCTTGCACCAGCCCATGGAGGCCCTGCCACGGGCCATGCATGGCAGGCCGGACCCTGGCCCCGGAGCGCTGCTCACCAGTATGAGCGCGCAGGAGCTGCAGACGGTGCTTGAGGAAAATCTGCGGATTTTACCCTCGGTTGTTGGCCTCAACAACCACATGGGGTCAGCTTTTACTGGTGATATTTCGTTGTGCAGAGCACTGTGCAGTATGCTTGGCGGGCGAGGGCTCGCCGTGCTCGACAGTGTGACGCGCCCAGACCCCCATCTGGCACTTGCAGCCAGAGAAGCGGGGCTGGTCAGCCTTGCACGCGATGTTTTTCTGGATACGCGCCGCGACACTGCGGCCATTCTGTCTGCGCTGGACGCGGCGGCAGCCCGCGCCCGTGCTCAAGGCATGGCTGTGGCCATTGGCCATCCTTATCCTGAAACCCTGCGCGCTCTGCGCGACTGGCAGGACAAGGACGGCGTGGCGGTGGTGCCCTTGCGGCGCATACTCTGGAAACTGGCCCAGGATGGAGCCGCCGTTGCGGCGCGTTCGTATCCTGCTAACAACAACATGGAAAAGGAGTAA